The Neurospora crassa OR74A linkage group IV, whole genome shotgun sequence genome has a segment encoding these proteins:
- a CDS encoding hemolysin-III channel protein Izh2, translating to MPTGDADSNPRQPGVSLRERRRPSTASIASASRVFSSAADSLLESAKDVEHRIEDALLVLWDELPHWRRDNHFIHSGYRRTSNSFQKSFWSIFYLHNEFVNIWTHLLGAISFTFGGFFLYNAVAPRYASASESDVLVFTCFFLGAFCCLGMSATYHTLSNHSPEVAKWGNKLDYTGIVFLIVGSYVPTMYYGFFCYPALLTFYLSMICLLGLGCITISWFEHFRTPAWRPYRAMMFVGLGASGVVPILHALTFTSFTQLDELMGLRWVMLQGAMYIFGALLYAVRWPECRYPGRFDIWGSSHQIFHVFVVLAAATHLHGMAKAFDYHHAVLGGTC from the exons ATGCCAACCGGAGACGCGGACTCCAACCCTCGGCAGCCTGGCGTCTCACTCCGGGAACGTCGCCGGCCCTCGACCGCCTCGATCGCTTCCGCCTCCAGAGTCttttcctccgccgccgactCCCTTTTGGAAAGCGCCAAGGATGTCGAACACCGGATCGAGGACGCCCTGCTGGTGCTGTGGGATGAACTCCCCCACTGGCGCCGCGATAACCACTTCATCCACTCGGGCTACCGCCGCACCTCCAACAGCTTTCAGAAATCCTTCTGGTCCATCTTCTACCTGCACAATGAGTTTGTCAACATCTGGACTCATCTCCTAGGCGCTATCTCGTTCACCTTTGGCGGCTTCTTTCTCTACAATGCCGTTGCCCCAAGATATGCGTCCGCCTCCGAGTCGGACGTCCTCGTCTTCACCTGTTTCTTCTTGGGCGCTTTCTGCTGCCTGGGTATGAGCGCTACGTACCATACCCTGTCCAACCACAGCCCCGAGGTGGCCAAGTGGGGAAACAAGCTGGATTACACTGGAATCGTCTTTCTCATTGTCGGGAGCTATGTGCCAACCATGTACTATGGCTTCTTTTGCTATCCTGCCTTGTTGACTTTTTACCTGAGCATG ATCTGTCTCTTGGGTCTTGGGTGCATCACCATCTCCTGGTTTGAACACTTTCGCACTCCCGCCTGGCGCCCTTACCGTGCCATGATGTTCGTCGGTCTCGGCGCATCCGGAGTCGTCCCCATCTTGCACGCCTTGACCTTCACCTCCTTCACCCAACTAGATGAGCTCATGGGACTCAGATGGGTCATGCTTCAAGGAGCCATGTATATCTTCGGCGCCCTCCTGTATGCT GTTCGATGGCCTGAATGTCGGTATCCCGGTCGTTTTGACATTTGGGGTAGCTCCCATCAGATCTTCCATGTGTTTGTCGTTCTGGCGGCAGCCACTCATTTACATGGTATGGCCAAGGCTTTCGACTACCATCACGCCGTCTTGGGAGGCACCTGCTGA
- the fi gene encoding protein serine/threonine kinase translates to MHHVSELGYLTPPASPAPFDQQYIFPPPHQLQQHHYVPMPAEDRLGMFITNSLQLSGILGSGAYGVVYSAVDLKDNVRYAVKCLSKFNPDGTPLDARQITFQRQEIRLHHQASGHPNVVSMVKIIEQHDCIYVVLEYCPEGDLFYNITERGQYVGKDELAKSVFLQILDAVGHCHSRGIYHRDLKPENILVSDNGETVKLADFGLAIQQATSMDYGCGSTFYMSPECLDQTARRPFYYCAPNDVWSLGVILVNLTCGRNPWKQASFEDSTYRAFVKSKDFLKTILPVSDELNDILGRIFTPNPDHRITLPELRTRILACSRFTQSPASLEQQATYVDAEEYPSPMSPSSSDSMSDEGSTCSSDDGSLTSACSSLEDLEEDDDDDLVSDLPEIKTPPPQQPLQGREPVIFEPLENPNVMTQYKHDYFQQPYPTTIPQPIQQPMMPIPVQPNYAPSKYPSGNLWETIKYYTHSHHAPFHQVPFFAHIQGCY, encoded by the exons ATGCATCATGTGTCAGAGCTTGGATATCTCACTCCGCCGGCATCACCAGCACCATTCGACCAGCAGTATATTTTCCCTCCACCTCACCAGCTACAGCAACATCACTATGTTCCGATGCCAGCGGAAGACCGACTAGGCATGTTTATCACCAACTCGCTCCAACTCTCAGGGATCTTGGGGTCTGGTGCATATGGTGTGGTTTATTCAGCCGTCGACTTGAAGGATAATGTTCGCTATGCCGTCAAGTGCCTCAGCAAGTTCAACCCCGATGGGACCCCGCTGGATGCTCGCCAGATTACGTTTCAACGCCAGGAAATACGTTTGCACCACCAGGCCTCAGGACACCCTAATGTAGTCTCGATGGTCAAGATCATCGAACAACATGACTGCATCTACGTTGTCTTGGAGTACTGCCCGGAAGGTGATCTGTTCTATAACATCACCGAACGTGGGCAATATGTTGGTAAGGATGAGCTCGCCAAGAGTGTCTTCCTCCAGATCCTGGATGCCGTAGGACACTGCCACAGCCGTGGAATTTACCACCGGGACTTGAAGCCAGAGAACATCCTCGTCTCTGACAACGGCGAAACTGTCAAGTTGGCAGATTTCGGCCTCGCAATTCAACAGGCAACATCTATGGACTACGGGTGTGGCTCAACATTTTACATGTCGCCAG AGTGCCTGGACCAAACAGCAAGGAGGCCCTTCTATTATTGCGCTCCGAATGACGTTTGGAGCCTTGGAGTCATCCTGGTGAATCTCACCTGTGGACGTAACCCATGGAAGCAAGCGTCTTTTGAGGACTCCACCTACCGGGCCTTCGTTAAAAGCAAGGATTTCCTCAAGACCATTCTCCCGGTGTCGGACGAACTGAACGACATCTTGGGAAGGATTTTTACGCCCAATCCTGACCACAGAATCACCTTGCCCGAGCTGCGAACTCGGATTCTTGCTTGCTCCAGGTTCACCCAGTCGCCCGCATCACTTGAGCAACAAGCTACATATGTTGACGCCGAGGAATACCCGTCGCCCATGTCACCCTCTTCGTCGGACTCCATGTCTGATGAGGGCTCTACTTGCTCCTCGGATGATGGGTCGCTTACCTCGGCATGCTCGAGTCTTGAGGAcctggaggaggacgatgatgatgacttgGTTTCGGATCTTCCCGAGATCAAGACACCTCCGCCTCAGCAGCCATTGCAGGGAAGAGAACCGGTGATCTTTGAACCTTTGGAGAATCCCAACGTGATGACGCAGTACAAACACGACTACTTCCAGCAGCCTTACCCAACAACGATCCCACAGCCTATCCAACAGCCGATGATGCCCATTCCGGTCCAGCCGAACTATGCGCCATCCAAGTACCCGTCTGGGAACCTTTGGGAAACGATCAAGTACTATACGCATTCACACCACGCTCCCTTCCACCAGGTACCTTTCTTTGCGCATATCCAAGGCTGCTATTAG